One region of Mucilaginibacter sp. 14171R-50 genomic DNA includes:
- a CDS encoding sugar phosphate isomerase/epimerase, whose protein sequence is MKKLFFGVATLYALATVSCSSQKAKPLFDMPMGVQAYTYRASFPNGVATTLDTVKALGITEMEGPNPKNISPGEFKKMLDDRGISMPSIGLDYNIIATNPQEAVRLAKIFGSKYVMVAWIPHGDTFTIDDAKKAVADFNAGGKVLQENGITLCYHNHGYEFGKYEDGTLFDYIAKNTDPKYVSFELDMLWAFHGGADPAALLLKYPTRWKLMHLKDIRKGIANDLTGGTDIKNDVALGTGQINVPEVIKTAKKVGVEHYFIEDESPDHAAQIPETIKYLKSL, encoded by the coding sequence ATGAAAAAATTGTTTTTTGGCGTAGCTACGCTTTACGCCTTAGCTACCGTTTCCTGCTCGTCTCAAAAGGCAAAGCCGCTGTTTGACATGCCGATGGGTGTTCAGGCATATACTTACCGCGCCAGTTTCCCTAATGGCGTTGCTACCACACTTGATACCGTTAAAGCTTTGGGCATTACCGAAATGGAAGGCCCAAACCCTAAAAATATCAGTCCCGGGGAGTTTAAAAAAATGCTTGACGACCGCGGCATCAGTATGCCGTCCATCGGGCTTGATTATAATATTATTGCCACCAACCCGCAGGAAGCTGTACGGCTTGCCAAAATATTCGGATCTAAATACGTAATGGTGGCCTGGATACCTCATGGCGATACTTTTACTATTGATGACGCCAAAAAAGCCGTTGCAGACTTTAACGCCGGCGGCAAAGTGCTGCAGGAAAACGGCATCACCTTATGCTACCATAATCATGGCTATGAATTTGGAAAGTATGAAGACGGTACCCTGTTTGATTATATCGCCAAAAATACAGACCCAAAATATGTATCGTTTGAACTGGATATGCTTTGGGCATTCCATGGAGGTGCAGACCCGGCCGCGCTGCTGCTGAAATACCCAACCCGCTGGAAGCTAATGCACCTGAAAGATATCCGCAAGGGTATAGCTAACGACCTGACCGGCGGCACCGATATTAAAAACGATGTAGCTTTGGGAACAGGCCAGATAAACGTACCCGAAGTGATAAAAACGGCAAAAAAAGTAGGCGTTGAACATTATTTTATTGAAGACGAAAGCCCGGACCACGCCGCGCAAATCCCCGAGACTATTAAATACCTTAAAAGTTTGTAA
- a CDS encoding class II glutamine amidotransferase yields the protein MSDQIKHECGVAFIRLLKPLSYYQKKYGTALYGLNKLYLLMEKQHNRGQDGAGVATIKLDIEPGKRYISRHRSMASNAVADIFEYIQKKFAEIQKETPEKMADTEWLKEHISFTGEVLLGHLRYGTHGKNSIENCHPFLRQNNWMTRNLVIAGNFNMTNVDELLQQLYDLGQHPKEKADTVTVLEKIGHFLDTENQGLFDQYKREGVNDNMEISKMIANDLDVAKILTKSAKNWDGGYTIAGIMGHGDAFVMRDPVGIRPAFYYYNDEIVVAASERPAIQTAFNIPIEDIREIKPGHALIVKKNGTITESMFSEPLEKKSCSFERIYFSRGSDASIYKERKQLGRLLCPQILDSVNNDVKNTVFSYIPNTAEVAFYGMVEGVHKYIKQYQRDRLLNREDKISEEELSEVLALAPRVEKIAIKDVKLRTFITQDADRSEMVAHVYDTTYGLINKDADTLVVLDDSIVRGTTLKQSILKILDRLGPKKVVVVSSAPQIRYPDCYGIDMSRMGEFVAFEAAISLLKEQGKENIIVEVYQKCKDSSKLAKEEVENYVKAIYAPFTDQEISDRIAKIITPPNIKAKVEVLYQTLDNLHIACPDHTGDWYFSGNYPTPGGNKVVNRAFVNWMEGNNQRAYM from the coding sequence ATGAGCGATCAGATTAAACATGAATGCGGTGTGGCATTTATCCGCTTACTAAAGCCACTCTCTTACTATCAGAAAAAGTACGGCACTGCGCTGTACGGTTTAAACAAGCTTTACCTTTTAATGGAAAAACAGCACAATCGCGGGCAAGACGGCGCGGGTGTTGCCACCATTAAACTGGATATCGAGCCTGGCAAACGGTACATTAGCAGGCACCGGTCAATGGCGTCGAACGCTGTGGCCGACATCTTTGAGTATATTCAGAAAAAATTTGCTGAGATACAAAAGGAAACGCCTGAAAAAATGGCTGACACCGAATGGCTCAAAGAACATATAAGCTTTACCGGCGAAGTGTTATTGGGCCATTTGCGTTATGGTACGCATGGTAAAAACAGTATCGAGAACTGCCACCCTTTTCTAAGGCAGAACAACTGGATGACCCGCAACCTGGTTATTGCCGGTAACTTCAACATGACAAATGTTGATGAACTGTTGCAGCAACTTTACGACCTGGGGCAGCATCCTAAAGAAAAGGCTGACACCGTTACCGTGCTTGAGAAGATCGGACACTTCCTTGATACTGAAAATCAGGGGTTGTTTGACCAGTACAAACGCGAGGGTGTGAATGACAACATGGAGATCAGTAAAATGATAGCCAACGACCTTGACGTAGCCAAGATACTTACCAAATCGGCTAAGAACTGGGATGGCGGTTATACCATTGCCGGTATAATGGGCCACGGCGACGCATTTGTAATGCGCGACCCGGTTGGCATACGCCCTGCGTTTTATTATTATAATGATGAGATAGTGGTTGCCGCATCTGAGCGCCCCGCTATTCAAACCGCGTTCAATATCCCTATTGAGGATATTCGTGAGATAAAGCCCGGCCACGCCCTTATTGTAAAAAAGAACGGTACGATAACCGAGAGCATGTTTAGCGAACCGTTGGAAAAAAAATCATGCTCATTCGAACGGATCTATTTTTCGCGCGGCAGCGATGCTTCTATTTATAAAGAGCGTAAACAATTAGGCAGGCTGCTTTGCCCGCAAATATTGGATTCGGTAAATAACGATGTTAAAAATACCGTATTCTCTTACATACCAAACACCGCCGAAGTTGCTTTTTACGGGATGGTAGAGGGGGTGCACAAGTACATAAAGCAATACCAGCGCGACAGGCTGCTGAACCGCGAGGATAAGATAAGCGAAGAAGAACTTTCTGAAGTTTTGGCGCTTGCCCCGAGGGTTGAAAAGATAGCCATAAAAGACGTTAAGCTGCGAACCTTTATTACCCAGGATGCCGACCGCAGCGAAATGGTTGCCCACGTTTATGACACCACTTACGGCCTTATTAATAAAGACGCCGATACCCTGGTGGTGTTAGATGATTCGATAGTGCGTGGTACTACGTTAAAACAAAGCATATTAAAAATACTTGACCGCCTTGGCCCTAAAAAGGTTGTAGTGGTATCGTCGGCACCGCAAATTCGTTACCCGGATTGCTATGGCATTGATATGTCGCGCATGGGCGAATTTGTGGCTTTTGAGGCTGCTATAAGCCTGTTAAAAGAGCAGGGTAAGGAAAATATCATTGTTGAGGTTTACCAAAAATGTAAGGATAGCTCTAAGCTTGCCAAAGAGGAAGTAGAGAACTACGTAAAGGCTATCTACGCGCCATTTACCGACCAGGAAATATCCGACCGTATTGCTAAGATCATCACCCCGCCAAATATTAAGGCCAAAGTAGAGGTGCTTTATCAAACGCTTGATAACCTGCACATAGCTTGCCCCGACCATACCGGCGACTGGTACTTTAGCGGTAATTACCCAACCCCGGGTGGTAATAAGGTGGTAAACCGCGCCTTTGTTAACTGGATGGAAGGGAATAACCAGAGGGCATATATGTAA
- a CDS encoding LysE family translocator: MIEAIISGIGFGLVLTFITGPVFFALIKTSIEKGFHAGISLALGVVMSDMVFVGAILYGSQYFEVSAHDKTIAGIIGSVILFTIGIYYIFKKADVDYKNTIPKKINHAGYFFKGFVMCIFNPTVLLHWTVVIGVASTQFHAGVHHRTAKIAIMFLTILIIQFGLDTVKAFYANKLREKISPKFIHRLNEVAGIALIIASLVLIDRLVTHFIFSAPAVS, encoded by the coding sequence ATGATAGAAGCCATTATTTCGGGAATTGGATTTGGATTAGTGCTCACGTTTATAACAGGCCCGGTCTTTTTTGCTTTAATAAAAACCAGTATAGAAAAAGGCTTTCATGCCGGCATATCGCTTGCCCTTGGTGTGGTAATGAGCGATATGGTGTTTGTTGGCGCCATACTTTACGGTTCGCAATATTTTGAGGTTTCCGCTCATGATAAAACCATTGCAGGCATTATCGGTAGTGTCATCTTATTCACTATCGGCATTTATTACATCTTTAAAAAGGCCGATGTTGATTACAAAAACACTATTCCAAAGAAAATAAACCATGCGGGTTACTTTTTTAAAGGTTTTGTGATGTGCATTTTCAACCCTACCGTGCTGCTACACTGGACGGTGGTTATCGGTGTGGCCAGTACGCAGTTTCATGCGGGTGTGCACCACCGTACCGCTAAAATAGCGATAATGTTTCTTACCATATTGATTATCCAATTCGGCCTTGATACAGTAAAAGCCTTCTACGCAAACAAACTTCGCGAAAAAATATCGCCGAAATTTATACATCGCTTAAATGAGGTTGCCGGCATAGCGCTTATCATCGCCTCGCTGGTGTTGATAGACAGGTTGGTTACCCATTTCATATTTTCGGCACCGGCGGTTAGTTGA
- a CDS encoding sugar MFS transporter → MEKTHSKSNGSALYTLVTVFFFWGFLAASNGIFIPFCKAHFSLTQFESQLIDFTFYGGYFIGSLILYFASSATKVDILNKIGYKNGIIYGLLISAVGALIMIPAINSGSFAFILFTFFVIALGFSLQQTAANPFVVALGSAETGTHRLNFAGGVNNFGSILGPIIVGFVLFGSATAKIPAADVKISSVNNLYYILAGLFIAVAIFFWVSKLPSVTSDEKIESSSKANRPLGIIFIAFLLILAAQPLTDATGIAKSYFVYASLAIILITLFTTVSVSSKHKEGWGAMQYPQLILGMLAIFTYVGVEVTIQSNMGALLETPAFGNYTPDTIAPFISLYWGSLMIGRWTGAIAAFQLTKTVKFVLTVIVPFIAFAVVMIVNHIGGTDVTTLLPYAGCVAVLVIGFLIGNQKPVRTLALFGILGAIFMITGLLTTGMVAIFAFISGGLCCSIMWPSIFSLSVTGLGKYTSQGSAFLIMMILGGSIIPPVQGILADTSGIHQSYIIPVIGFAYLAFFAWKAGSELKKQGIDVDNMEASGGH, encoded by the coding sequence ATGGAAAAAACACACTCGAAGAGTAATGGATCGGCGTTGTATACGCTGGTAACAGTATTTTTCTTTTGGGGCTTTTTAGCAGCTTCGAACGGAATATTCATACCTTTTTGTAAAGCGCATTTTAGCTTAACACAATTCGAATCGCAATTGATCGATTTTACTTTTTACGGTGGCTATTTCATCGGCTCGTTGATACTTTATTTTGCGTCTTCGGCAACTAAGGTAGATATCCTGAACAAGATAGGGTACAAAAACGGTATCATTTATGGGTTGTTGATTTCGGCCGTTGGCGCATTGATCATGATCCCGGCAATTAATTCAGGCTCATTCGCCTTCATATTGTTCACTTTCTTTGTAATTGCTTTGGGTTTCTCTTTACAGCAAACCGCTGCCAACCCTTTTGTGGTAGCCTTAGGCAGTGCCGAAACCGGTACCCACCGTTTAAACTTTGCCGGTGGTGTAAATAACTTCGGTAGTATTTTAGGCCCAATTATCGTCGGCTTTGTGCTGTTTGGATCGGCTACAGCTAAAATCCCCGCTGCGGATGTTAAAATATCATCAGTAAATAATCTTTATTATATACTTGCAGGACTGTTTATTGCCGTAGCTATATTCTTTTGGGTATCAAAGTTACCAAGCGTAACCAGCGATGAAAAAATCGAATCGAGCAGTAAAGCTAACAGGCCATTGGGAATCATATTTATCGCTTTCCTGCTGATATTGGCCGCGCAGCCGCTTACAGATGCTACCGGCATTGCAAAATCTTACTTTGTGTATGCCTCGCTGGCCATCATCCTCATAACCCTGTTTACTACCGTATCTGTAAGTAGCAAGCACAAAGAGGGTTGGGGCGCTATGCAATACCCACAGTTAATATTAGGTATGCTTGCCATATTTACCTATGTAGGCGTCGAAGTTACCATCCAGAGTAATATGGGTGCCTTACTGGAAACCCCCGCGTTTGGTAACTACACACCGGATACTATTGCACCGTTCATATCGCTTTATTGGGGTAGCCTGATGATTGGCCGATGGACAGGCGCTATAGCTGCTTTTCAGCTTACAAAAACCGTTAAGTTTGTTCTTACTGTAATTGTTCCGTTTATAGCGTTTGCAGTGGTTATGATCGTTAATCATATTGGAGGTACAGATGTAACCACCTTATTACCTTATGCGGGTTGTGTTGCTGTATTGGTAATAGGCTTCCTTATTGGCAACCAAAAGCCGGTACGCACATTGGCCCTGTTTGGCATACTGGGCGCTATATTTATGATAACAGGTTTACTAACAACTGGCATGGTGGCCATCTTTGCGTTTATCAGCGGTGGCTTATGCTGCTCTATCATGTGGCCATCTATCTTCTCGTTGTCAGTTACCGGCTTAGGTAAATACACCAGCCAGGGTTCGGCATTTTTAATTATGATGATCCTGGGCGGCTCCATAATTCCCCCGGTACAAGGTATTCTTGCAGATACCAGCGGCATTCACCAATCGTACATTATCCCTGTTATAGGCTTTGCTTACCTTGCGTTCTTCGCATGGAAGGCCGGATCTGAGTTAAAGAAACAAGGTATTGATGTAGATAATATGGAAGCATCAGGAGGACACTAA
- a CDS encoding dCMP deaminase family protein codes for MDKPSFENIFMNLATDLAKRSHCVKAQVGAVLAKDTRIISIGYNGPPAGTHNCDEEWPGQGCARDSKGSCSLALHAEENAILYAVKNGANLEGATLYTTLSPCLPCARLIFSAGIKQVYFDKSYAQYKGLASDEGVDFLNRFGVKAVRSGE; via the coding sequence ATGGATAAACCAAGTTTCGAAAATATCTTCATGAACCTGGCAACCGACCTGGCCAAACGCTCGCACTGCGTTAAGGCACAGGTCGGTGCCGTTTTGGCTAAAGACACCCGCATTATATCCATAGGGTATAACGGCCCGCCTGCGGGTACCCACAACTGCGATGAAGAATGGCCTGGTCAGGGTTGCGCACGCGATTCTAAGGGCAGCTGCTCGCTTGCCCTGCATGCCGAGGAGAACGCTATTCTGTATGCTGTAAAAAATGGCGCTAACCTTGAAGGCGCTACATTATACACCACATTATCGCCATGCCTGCCATGCGCAAGACTTATATTTTCTGCAGGGATAAAACAAGTTTATTTCGACAAATCTTACGCCCAATACAAAGGCCTCGCCAGCGACGAAGGTGTTGACTTTTTAAACAGGTTTGGCGTGAAAGCAGTAAGATCGGGAGAGTGA
- the cmk gene encoding (d)CMP kinase: MSNNIIVAIDGYSSCGKSTLAKALAKKLQYIYVDSGAMYRAVALYFLRNNIDTHNHAQIEEALNNIHLNFHSRDYETHITLNGEEVSDEIRQMPVSEKVSEVSALKEVRREMVKQQQRMGKSKNIVMDGRDIGTAVFPDAPIKIFMTADPAVRAKRRYDEIHTKNPGITLEEIFENIAHRDYQDTTREESPLVRARDAIILDNTNLTPDEQLQFALDKVEKLKS, translated from the coding sequence ATGAGCAACAATATCATAGTAGCCATTGATGGCTATTCATCATGCGGTAAAAGCACCCTGGCCAAGGCATTGGCTAAAAAGTTACAATACATATATGTGGATAGCGGCGCCATGTACCGTGCAGTAGCCCTGTATTTTTTACGGAACAACATTGATACGCATAACCACGCGCAGATAGAGGAAGCATTGAACAATATCCATCTTAATTTCCACTCGCGCGATTACGAAACCCACATTACACTGAACGGCGAGGAAGTTTCGGACGAGATACGCCAGATGCCTGTATCAGAAAAGGTAAGCGAGGTATCGGCGCTTAAAGAAGTGCGCCGCGAAATGGTAAAGCAGCAGCAGCGTATGGGTAAATCAAAAAACATTGTGATGGACGGCCGCGACATTGGCACCGCCGTTTTCCCCGATGCGCCTATAAAAATATTTATGACCGCCGACCCGGCCGTACGCGCCAAACGCCGTTATGACGAGATCCATACAAAAAACCCAGGGATCACATTAGAAGAAATATTTGAGAACATCGCCCACCGCGATTACCAGGATACCACCCGCGAGGAAAGCCCTCTGGTACGTGCCAGGGATGCCATTATACTGGATAATACCAACCTTACCCCCGATGAGCAGCTGCAGTTTGCACTGGATAAGGTGGAGAAGTTGAAGTCGTAA
- the arfB gene encoding alternative ribosome rescue aminoacyl-tRNA hydrolase ArfB, whose product MNLNKADLQKEVSYKTSRSGGKGGQNVNKVSTKVELLFDINSSALFSDEEKLLLNEKLQTRFNKDGLVQVICDEERSQYLNKEIAIERLVILLTNALHKPKARKASKISKAAKLARLGNKKIQSAKKADRKRDFDYW is encoded by the coding sequence ATGAACTTAAATAAGGCCGACCTGCAAAAGGAGGTTTCCTACAAAACATCGCGCAGCGGGGGCAAGGGCGGGCAAAACGTAAACAAGGTTTCTACCAAGGTGGAGTTGCTTTTTGATATCAACAGCTCGGCCTTGTTTAGTGATGAAGAAAAGTTATTACTGAACGAAAAGCTGCAAACACGTTTTAACAAGGATGGCCTGGTGCAGGTGATATGCGATGAAGAGCGCAGCCAGTACCTTAATAAAGAGATAGCCATTGAACGGCTGGTAATATTGCTAACCAACGCGCTGCACAAACCCAAAGCGCGCAAGGCATCAAAGATCAGCAAGGCGGCAAAGCTTGCCCGGCTTGGCAACAAAAAGATACAATCAGCCAAAAAAGCTGACCGTAAAAGGGATTTTGATTATTGGTGA